From Methanothermobacter tenebrarum:
ATCAACTGCGATCAGGTTACCTTCAGAAAGGGCAAGTGGATTTATCTCAGCGAGGAGCGCATCATATTTTCTGAAAAGATTATATAGTCTCCAGATTATGCCACCTACCTGGCTTATGAGTTTACCCTCTATGCCCATTTTTCTGGCGATCTCCCTAGCCTCATAGGGTAAGAATTCTCCAAGCGGATCGACATAATATTTAATGATCTTTTCCGGGTGTTCGCTGGCAAGTTCCTCTATTTCAACACCGCCTTCGCTACTTGCCATTATAAGGGGCTTTTTCATTGCCCTGTCAACTATAATACCAACATAGAATTCTCGTTCAATGGGGATCTTCTCTTCTACAAGGACCTTATCTATTCTCTCCCCTTTAATCGAAGAAGATAAAAGCTCTTCACCGACTTTATAGGCGCTTTCTGGGTTTTCAGCGAATCTTATACCACCGGCCTTACCCCTACCTCCTATGAGGATTTGTGATTTTATAGCTACTGACTTCCCTAATCTCCTAGCTATTTTCTCAACATCCTCTGGGGTTTTAGCCACACCACCATCTGGTGTGGGTATGCCCTCCTTTCTAAAGAGTTCCTTAGCATTATATTCATATAACTTCATCTGGGATCCCCCACTTCTAGTATTCTTTTCCCGGCTTCGAACGCTTCAAGGTTCTTCTTCTCAGTTCCGGGCGGCACACTATCCTCTATGGCCTTTTTAGCCGCCCGGTCACTGATCACCCTAGTAGCTTTTGTGAGGGCTCCTATCATCACCATATTAGCAACTATTGGGATGCCTATCTCCTCCTTCGCTGTTCTAGTAGCCGGGGCCCTATAATATTTTATCTTTTTTTTCTTGATGAAATCTTTTATCTCCTCTTCCTTGATCATGTCAGGATCGGCTATGAGTGTAGCTCCAGTTTTCAGATCATCCAAATAGGTTATAAGGGCTTCGTGTGACATTGCCACGAATATGTCAGGTTCACGGACCTTTGGATAATCTATTTCCCCATCACTTATAACTACTTCAGATCTGGATGCACCACCCCTTGCCTCTGGGCCATATGATTGTGTCTGCACGGCATAGAGTTCATCATATAAACTCGCGGCTTTCCCTATCACTATCCCCGCCAATACAACACCTTGCCCCCCAAAACCTGCGATCCTGATCTCCCTTCTCACTCCAATCATCCCCTATAAGCTGATTTTATCGACTTGAATCTTTCACCACACTTCTCCTCGATGAGATCATACATTACAGTGGTCAACTCTTCCTTCTCTTCTTTTACAAAATCTCCCACGATTATTTTACCCTCTAGTTCCTCTGGCTCCATCCTCAAAGCTTTCCTCCTATTTATACTATTGTCTTTCATCCATTGTAGCATCTCAACTGGGGATCTCATACGATTTTTACGGCCGAAATATGTTGGACATTGTGATAACACTTCTATAAAGGAGAATCCTCTATTTTCAAGGCCTCTTCTAATGGAATTTGCAAGTTGTAATGGATGGGCTGTTGTCCACCTGGCAACATAACTGGCTCCTGCAGCCTTCACAAGCTCGGCCAAATCAAAGGGTGTTTCGATGGCACCGTAGGGTGCTGTGCTACCATAACTTCCACGTGGGGAGGTTGGGCTTATCTGGCCGCCGGTCATGCCATAAATGTTATTGTTTATACAGATTACTGTGAGGTCGATGTTTCTCCTGGCTCCATGGATGAGATGATTACCACCTATTGCAGCAGCATCCCCGTCACCTGTGAAGACTACAACATCAAGGTTGGGGTTTCCTAGTTTGAGTCCGGTGGCGAATGCTATTGGCCTTCCATGTGTTGTGTGAAGGGAGTCACATTTCACATAACCTGGGATCCTTGATGAGCAGCCGATACCAGAGACTAGGACTATATTTTTGAAGTCAATATTTGCAAGTTCCATGCCTTTGAAGAATGTGTTCATTACGATCCCGTTCCCACACCCTGCGCAGAAAATGTGTGGGAGCCTATCCTTTCTCAAGTATTTTAGGAACGGATTTTCAAGGGTCATTAAGCGAATCCTCCTAAATCATGGATTTTATCTTAGCCTTTATCTCATCTGGGTCATGAATTTCTCCACCCAATTTTGGGAGGAGTTCGACTTCTGCCATGCCATTAGCCGCTCTTTGAACTTCATAGAAGATCTGTCCAAGGTTCATTTCCACGACAAGTAATCTATTAGCAGCTTCGGCGGCCTTTCTCACTTCATCTTCTGGGAAAGGCCATGGCGTGTCTATCTTAATATGACCTACCTTGTAGCCTTCTTTTCTCAAATCCTTTATGGCTGTTGCAACAGAACGGCTAGGGGCTCCATAGGATATGGTTATAAGGTCCGCATCTTCGGTATTGGAATTTTTAACCCTAACTATATCCCTTTGGTGGTTCAGTATCTTGTCACATAACCTTTTCACGAGCTTTTCATGGCCTTCAGGGTTTGAAGCGTCGGGGTATCCCTTTTCGTCGTGTGTGAGTCCAGTGACGGGGATATTGTAACCTTCACCGAATGGTGGCATTGGTGTTGTCCCATCAGCAACTGCTTTGAAGGGTATGAACTCTTCAGGGTCTCCCTGGGGCCTTCTCCTTTTTATAATCTTCACCTTGTCAGGGATTGTTATCTTTTCTCGCATGTGGCCCACGATTTCATCAGCCATCACCAGTACAGGTATTCTATACTTCTCTGAAAGGTTAAAGGCTTCTATGGTGAAATCGAAGCATTCTTGGACTGATGAGGGTGCTAAGGCTATGATTTCATAATCTCCATGGGATCCCCACCGAGCTTGCATCATATCACTCTGAGAGGCCATTGTAGGTTGGCCTGTTGAAGGCGAACCCCTCTGGACATCTATAACTACTAGTGGTGTTTCTGTCATGGCAGCATAGCCTATATGTTCTTGCATGAGTGAAAATCCCGGGCCTGAAGTGGCTGTCATCCCTTTTAGACCGCTCCAAGCAGCTCCTATCACGGCTCCTAGCGCTCCTATCTCATCCTCCATTTGTATGAAAATGCCACCCTCCCTTGGCAAGAGTAGGGCCATCTCCTCGGCTATCTCTGTTGATGGTGTTATGGGGTAACCTGCGAAGAATCTGCACCCTGCTTTTATAGCCCCTCTTGCACATGCCTGGTTCCCTTGTATGAAGTATTCTTCAACCATTTTCATCCACCGCTATGGCTTGGTCTGGACATAATAAAATACAGATCTTACATTTCTTACACTTGTCCTCATGTTCGGGTACTGGGACGTAAACTCCCCTTTTATTTAATGTATCAGATTCTTTATAGACCTTCTCGGGGCAAAACTCTATGCATATGTTACATCCTTTGCAGAGTTCAGGATTTATATGTATCATAGGACATCTTCCCAAAAAATCCTTCTTTCACTATACCCTTATGATATCTTGACATTTAACTTATTCGCTGGCAACCCTCCAATAGTGTGGCCAGTATAAAATCCCCCACACAATGGGGGGGGGAGCATATAGAACAGTGGGTGTGATCCCCCTTGCTCATTCTTCTTTTATGTTCTCTACATAGATGAGTGGATATTTGAGTCTATCAATGTACTTCATCCGTATAATGGCCTTCACATTCTTGAACTTGGAGGTTATCTTAACGTCTAACATTTTCCCTTCGAGTGAGACATATCCAAACTCATTTTCAGCATCATCTAAGTTTATTCCAACCTTAACATCCTCTATACTCGGTTGAAGTCTTATGGAATCCTCAATAGCCGTCTTAAGCGATTCTAGAGTATTCTGATTGACTGGGGTGCCGGTGAACTGATGGAAAAGAGCACCCATACTTATAGCACCCTCAAAT
This genomic window contains:
- the sucC gene encoding ADP-forming succinate--CoA ligase subunit beta: MKLYEYNAKELFRKEGIPTPDGGVAKTPEDVEKIARRLGKSVAIKSQILIGGRGKAGGIRFAENPESAYKVGEELLSSSIKGERIDKVLVEEKIPIEREFYVGIIVDRAMKKPLIMASSEGGVEIEELASEHPEKIIKYYVDPLGEFLPYEAREIARKMGIEGKLISQVGGIIWRLYNLFRKYDALLAEINPLALSEGNLIAVDAKLEIDDDSIFRHPELREQEEYEASEFAFVKLDGNIAVIGNGAGLTLTAMDLIKLQGGEPATFLDIGGGASPEIIRKAINHVISYPKVDVVFLNVLGGITRADDVAKGVVEALKDAERDIPLVIRLTGTNEEEGQRILKEAGIPFETSLEKAAAKAVEIARKL
- a CDS encoding 2-oxoacid:ferredoxin oxidoreductase subunit gamma — encoded protein: MRREIRIAGFGGQGVVLAGIVIGKAASLYDELYAVQTQSYGPEARGGASRSEVVISDGEIDYPKVREPDIFVAMSHEALITYLDDLKTGATLIADPDMIKEEEIKDFIKKKKIKYYRAPATRTAKEEIGIPIVANMVMIGALTKATRVISDRAAKKAIEDSVPPGTEKKNLEAFEAGKRILEVGDPR
- the korB gene encoding 2-oxoglutarate synthase subunit KorB is translated as MTLENPFLKYLRKDRLPHIFCAGCGNGIVMNTFFKGMELANIDFKNIVLVSGIGCSSRIPGYVKCDSLHTTHGRPIAFATGLKLGNPNLDVVVFTGDGDAAAIGGNHLIHGARRNIDLTVICINNNIYGMTGGQISPTSPRGSYGSTAPYGAIETPFDLAELVKAAGASYVARWTTAHPLQLANSIRRGLENRGFSFIEVLSQCPTYFGRKNRMRSPVEMLQWMKDNSINRRKALRMEPEELEGKIIVGDFVKEEKEELTTVMYDLIEEKCGERFKSIKSAYRG
- a CDS encoding 2-oxoacid:acceptor oxidoreductase subunit alpha gives rise to the protein MVEEYFIQGNQACARGAIKAGCRFFAGYPITPSTEIAEEMALLLPREGGIFIQMEDEIGALGAVIGAAWSGLKGMTATSGPGFSLMQEHIGYAAMTETPLVVIDVQRGSPSTGQPTMASQSDMMQARWGSHGDYEIIALAPSSVQECFDFTIEAFNLSEKYRIPVLVMADEIVGHMREKITIPDKVKIIKRRRPQGDPEEFIPFKAVADGTTPMPPFGEGYNIPVTGLTHDEKGYPDASNPEGHEKLVKRLCDKILNHQRDIVRVKNSNTEDADLITISYGAPSRSVATAIKDLRKEGYKVGHIKIDTPWPFPEDEVRKAAEAANRLLVVEMNLGQIFYEVQRAANGMAEVELLPKLGGEIHDPDEIKAKIKSMI
- a CDS encoding ferredoxin family protein, with the protein product MIHINPELCKGCNICIEFCPEKVYKESDTLNKRGVYVPVPEHEDKCKKCKICILLCPDQAIAVDENG
- a CDS encoding dihydroneopterin aldolase family protein; this translates as MGSLDEYFKCLSDRERAIFEGAISMGALFHQFTGTPVNQNTLESLKTAIEDSIRLQPSIEDVKVGINLDDAENEFGYVSLEGKMLDVKITSKFKNVKAIIRMKYIDRLKYPLIYVENIKEE